A stretch of DNA from Halalkalicoccus subterraneus:
GGGTAGTGGACGTTCGAGTGCAGCACCCGATCCAGCACCACGGCCGGGATGTCCTTGTCGTACTCGTACTTGTTGCGCTCTCCCTTGAGACACTCGACGACCGCGTAGATCTCTTCGGGCGAGTTCGGTCCCGTCTCCAAGTCTTCCCAGAGG
This window harbors:
- a CDS encoding inorganic diphosphatase, with the translated sequence MANLWEDLETGPNSPEEIYAVVECLKGERNKYEYDKDIPAVVLDRVLHSNVHYP